In one window of Tellurirhabdus rosea DNA:
- a CDS encoding nuclear transport factor 2 family protein, whose amino-acid sequence MMKLPSNIEGFVKAQNERDSTAFTHYFTANATVSDEGHSYSGRAEIGKWIQQATEAYQMQTKPIDYQQTGASAILTVEVTGTFPGSPAVMQYHFELEDSLISSLRFTG is encoded by the coding sequence ATGATGAAATTACCTTCCAATATCGAAGGCTTTGTAAAAGCACAGAACGAGCGAGACAGCACCGCATTTACGCATTATTTTACGGCCAACGCCACCGTTTCCGATGAAGGACATTCCTATTCGGGCCGGGCCGAAATTGGGAAATGGATACAGCAGGCGACGGAAGCGTATCAGATGCAGACGAAACCGATTGATTATCAGCAAACGGGTGCATCGGCCATACTAACCGTAGAAGTAACGGGAACGTTTCCGGGAAGCCCGGCGGTGATGCAGTACCACTTTGAACTGGAAGATTCCTTAATCAGTTCGTTACGCTTCACCGGATAA
- a CDS encoding DUF4136 domain-containing protein: protein MKKLLILVIVLLAGAVGQRAQAQVSTDYDKSVNFSQYKTYAWCTPDIEVGRNPVYNSPLITSNIEATLSTELQKRGLTMNPEQPDLLVGFHTYTEKRTQTVVNPPAPLYYPFGFRAGWRYFPYGYGNWPYQWNTGFQQRQYTEGTLVVDFVDAKSKQLVWRGLIEGAIDNPTRIEREITRGVQKIMKEYPIKAI, encoded by the coding sequence ATGAAAAAGCTACTAATTCTGGTTATCGTGCTCCTGGCAGGAGCCGTTGGCCAGCGCGCACAAGCTCAGGTGAGCACCGATTACGACAAATCTGTAAACTTCAGCCAGTACAAAACCTACGCCTGGTGCACGCCGGATATCGAAGTTGGCCGCAATCCGGTATACAACAGTCCGTTGATTACCAGCAATATTGAAGCGACATTAAGCACTGAATTACAGAAACGGGGGCTAACCATGAATCCTGAGCAGCCCGATCTGCTGGTTGGGTTTCATACGTACACGGAAAAACGGACCCAGACCGTTGTCAATCCACCAGCCCCGCTGTATTATCCGTTTGGTTTCCGGGCAGGATGGCGCTACTTTCCGTATGGCTACGGCAACTGGCCCTACCAGTGGAACACGGGTTTTCAGCAGCGGCAGTATACTGAAGGAACGCTGGTGGTTGATTTCGTGGATGCCAAAAGCAAACAACTCGTATGGCGAGGCTTGATTGAGGGTGCCATCGACAATCCCACTCGCATCGAGCGTGAGATAACGCGCGGTGTACAGAAAATTATGAAAGAGTATCCGATAAAAGCGATATAA
- a CDS encoding winged helix-turn-helix transcriptional regulator: MYERKTMPELACGLDLIGEVLYGKWKIRLLWFIHQGFQRPSELQRKIPGASRRVLNVQLKELENHELVAKVIYPVLPPKVEYYLTDFGQSLIPVIGAIGQWGDQHEERLRTLIVKNMQP; the protein is encoded by the coding sequence ATGTACGAACGAAAGACAATGCCTGAGCTGGCCTGCGGGCTCGACCTAATCGGTGAGGTGCTGTACGGCAAATGGAAGATTCGTCTTTTATGGTTCATTCACCAAGGCTTTCAACGCCCCAGTGAGTTGCAACGGAAAATTCCGGGTGCCTCCCGTCGGGTACTGAATGTGCAGTTGAAGGAACTGGAAAATCACGAGTTGGTGGCGAAGGTGATTTACCCGGTACTTCCGCCGAAAGTTGAATACTATCTAACCGACTTTGGCCAATCCCTCATTCCAGTTATTGGTGCGATTGGCCAGTGGGGTGACCAGCATGAGGAGCGACTTCGGACGCTTATTGTAAAGAACATGCAGCCTTAG
- a CDS encoding family 43 glycosylhydrolase: protein MKRINLPCLITLFTLLITQTLRAQVGRPFIHDPSTVAECEGKYYTFGTGGGGLISHDGWTWYGGGVRPGGGAAPDVLKIGDRYLVVYGATGGSPTHKGAILTMWNKTLDPKSPDFKYSEPVVVATSDGYEENDAIDPGLMLDPTTGRLWLTYGTYFGYTRLIELDPKTGKLKAGNKPVDVAIVCEASTLVYRDGWYYLLATHGSCCDGANSTYNVVVGRSKKITGPYLDNVGRSMLEGGGKMVVATRGGLIGPGHFGHIMLEKGVEKMSLHYEADLKQGGRSVLGILPVVWKDGWPVAGEKFKEGTYEIESVRRGYALELAVDFTRMPVVRGFGQPNNEPIKPVPAQQLADVQKTWPTGNIALRIGDYMSRPHQQWTITDAPDTTGYLGGPYYKIVLAGTNRALAATANAEVITVPAFTGAPEQLWRIDQLTDGTYRIMPKVVPNSGKKLVLVSSGDSTPTLAEFDFNSDNSKWNFRAH, encoded by the coding sequence ATGAAACGAATAAACCTACCCTGCCTTATAACCCTATTCACCTTATTGATAACCCAAACCCTACGGGCACAAGTCGGACGGCCGTTTATCCATGACCCCTCTACCGTGGCTGAGTGCGAAGGCAAGTATTACACCTTCGGCACGGGTGGTGGCGGCCTGATTTCCCACGACGGCTGGACCTGGTACGGTGGCGGGGTTCGGCCCGGTGGCGGAGCTGCGCCGGATGTCCTCAAAATTGGGGATCGCTACCTCGTCGTATATGGCGCAACGGGTGGTTCGCCTACCCACAAAGGGGCGATTCTGACCATGTGGAACAAGACTCTCGACCCGAAGTCGCCCGATTTCAAGTATTCGGAGCCGGTGGTCGTGGCTACATCGGATGGCTACGAGGAGAACGACGCCATTGATCCCGGCCTGATGCTCGACCCTACCACCGGACGTCTTTGGCTTACCTACGGCACTTATTTCGGCTACACCCGCCTGATCGAACTAGACCCCAAAACCGGAAAACTCAAGGCTGGTAACAAGCCCGTGGATGTAGCTATTGTCTGCGAAGCGAGCACGCTCGTCTACCGCGACGGTTGGTATTACCTGCTGGCCACACACGGCAGTTGCTGCGATGGAGCCAACTCGACCTACAACGTCGTGGTGGGTCGGTCTAAAAAGATAACGGGTCCCTACCTCGACAATGTCGGCCGAAGCATGTTAGAAGGCGGTGGCAAAATGGTGGTGGCTACGCGGGGCGGGTTAATCGGTCCCGGCCATTTTGGGCATATTATGCTGGAAAAAGGCGTCGAAAAAATGTCGCTCCACTACGAAGCCGATCTGAAGCAGGGTGGCCGCAGCGTGTTGGGCATATTGCCGGTGGTCTGGAAAGATGGCTGGCCCGTGGCGGGCGAGAAGTTCAAGGAAGGTACGTATGAGATTGAATCCGTCCGCAGAGGCTACGCCCTGGAGTTGGCCGTTGATTTTACCCGGATGCCGGTTGTACGGGGTTTTGGTCAGCCCAACAACGAGCCCATAAAGCCCGTTCCGGCTCAGCAATTAGCCGATGTCCAGAAAACCTGGCCGACCGGGAATATCGCCTTACGTATCGGCGACTACATGTCTCGCCCCCACCAACAATGGACCATTACCGATGCGCCCGATACCACCGGGTATTTAGGTGGCCCTTATTATAAAATTGTCCTGGCCGGAACCAACCGGGCTTTGGCGGCCACGGCCAATGCCGAAGTCATCACCGTACCGGCTTTTACCGGCGCTCCCGAACAGTTGTGGCGCATCGACCAACTGACCGACGGCACCTACCGAATCATGCCCAAGGTAGTGCCCAATTCAGGCAAGAAGCTGGTGCTGGTATCGTCCGGCGACAGCACACCCACCCTGGCCGAGTTTGATTTCAACAGCGATAATTCCAAATGGAATTTTAGGGCTCATTAG
- a CDS encoding SDR family oxidoreductase encodes MDFNFENELAGKIALVTGGTKGAGKAIADRLLKAGATVIITARNKPEEQIDRRHFIAADLSKPEGTQQVVDQLLHQFGHLDILINNMGSSETPGGGFAVLSDNDWESTIQTNLLAAVRLDRGFLPSMVQRGAGVIIHIASIQGRHPLYDATLPYAAAKAGLINYSKGLSKEVTAKGVRVLTVSPGWINTENTIKFLERIAQSSNSSVEQARQSVMDALGGIPAGRPAEPEEVAELVGFLASPRANYLSGSEFVIDGGTIPTI; translated from the coding sequence ATGGACTTCAATTTTGAAAACGAACTGGCCGGTAAGATCGCGCTGGTAACGGGAGGCACCAAAGGAGCAGGCAAAGCCATCGCCGATCGCCTGTTGAAAGCAGGAGCAACCGTGATCATTACCGCTAGAAACAAGCCGGAAGAGCAAATCGATCGTCGCCATTTTATCGCGGCCGATCTGAGCAAACCGGAAGGTACTCAGCAGGTAGTCGACCAACTACTCCACCAGTTTGGCCATCTGGATATTCTGATCAATAATATGGGAAGTTCAGAAACGCCAGGGGGTGGGTTTGCCGTGCTGTCCGACAACGATTGGGAATCAACGATTCAAACCAATCTGTTGGCTGCCGTGCGGCTGGATCGCGGTTTTTTACCCAGCATGGTCCAACGCGGTGCAGGCGTGATTATCCACATTGCCTCCATCCAGGGGCGGCATCCTTTATATGACGCAACACTTCCCTATGCGGCCGCTAAGGCTGGACTGATCAATTACAGCAAGGGGTTATCCAAAGAGGTTACTGCCAAAGGTGTGCGGGTACTGACCGTTTCCCCAGGATGGATCAATACGGAGAATACCATAAAATTTTTGGAACGAATCGCCCAGAGTTCAAATAGTTCTGTTGAGCAAGCACGACAAAGCGTTATGGATGCTTTGGGTGGCATACCGGCCGGTCGACCGGCAGAGCCAGAAGAAGTCGCGGAACTTGTCGGGTTCCTTGCTTCGCCGCGAGCTAACTATCTGAGCGGTTCAGAATTCGTTATTGACGGAGGAACAATTCCAACGATTTAA
- a CDS encoding acetylxylan esterase: MNRKRKPLCPVVAFVVLSALQVGGFAALAQGPGPGPGQRPPLPPIPLKSDTTHTLTKHFIPASTAPKTPDAKGFIQRWLVLEPVKKDIVRNNIFTDNYLRTAFSADNFSTDYTAVPKDGETVKVGNQELKWYALDSKTFNVNLYHFTYALNKPRYGILVWLVTVIDSPEEIQNVRMAAGCNSGSMWWLNGQEAMLLSGDRDMIADNVTSSRLTLKKGRNIIRGAVINGPGMANFCVRFLDETGSPVKNLSISYE, translated from the coding sequence ATGAATAGAAAACGCAAACCCCTGTGCCCGGTTGTGGCTTTTGTCGTTTTATCCGCATTACAAGTAGGGGGCTTTGCCGCCTTGGCACAAGGGCCGGGTCCAGGTCCGGGACAACGCCCACCGCTCCCGCCCATCCCGCTCAAAAGCGATACCACCCATACACTCACCAAACACTTCATACCCGCCTCTACCGCCCCGAAAACACCGGATGCCAAAGGGTTCATTCAACGGTGGCTGGTGCTGGAACCCGTCAAGAAAGACATTGTCCGCAATAACATCTTCACGGACAACTACCTCAGAACCGCGTTTTCTGCCGATAACTTTTCGACCGATTACACCGCCGTGCCCAAAGATGGTGAAACGGTAAAGGTGGGTAACCAGGAACTGAAATGGTATGCCCTGGACAGCAAGACCTTCAACGTCAATCTTTACCACTTTACCTACGCCCTCAACAAGCCCAGATATGGCATCCTGGTTTGGCTCGTCACGGTCATCGATAGTCCCGAAGAAATCCAGAACGTCAGGATGGCGGCCGGGTGCAATTCCGGCAGTATGTGGTGGCTCAATGGTCAGGAAGCCATGCTGCTTTCCGGCGACCGGGATATGATTGCCGACAATGTCACCTCCTCCCGCTTGACGCTCAAAAAGGGCAGGAACATCATCCGGGGGGCCGTCATCAACGGACCGGGTATGGCTAATTTCTGCGTCCGTTTCCTGGATGAAACAGGATCACCCGTCAAAAACCTGAGTATAAGCTACGAGTGA